The following nucleotide sequence is from Streptomyces sp. NBC_00239.
CCTGCCCGCCGAGGCCGTCGGGGAGCAGGGCGCAGGCGATGAAGCCGGTGTTCCAGCTGATCTTCCTGTCCCAGCGGCGGAGTTGCAGGATGCCGTCGGGATGTTCGGCGAGCTCGTGGCCGCGCTCGTTCTGGGTGTAGCTCCAGCCCGCCTTCGTGACGATGGACCACACATCGGGGGCGGTCTCGGGCGCTGGGGCGAGGAGGGCGTCGGTGAATCCGGCGAGGATCTCCACCGGGGTGTTCCCGCCGAACTCGGCGTACCAGTTCTCGGTGTCGCTGGTGCAGCTGATCCGCCACCACTTGGAGTACGACTCGTTCTCCGGCTCCAGGGCCAGGGCGTAGCGCTGGTCGGGGCTGGCCAGGATCACGTGCGGGTAGTCCGGGTCGGAG
It contains:
- a CDS encoding DUF317 domain-containing protein, whose product is MILASPDQRYALALEPENESYSKWWRISCTSDTENWYAEFGGNTPVEILAGFTDALLAPAPETAPDVWSIVTKAGWSYTQNERGHELAEHPDGILQLRRWDRKISWNTGFIACALLPDGLGGQETVWEAHLGNAPHLAAAFVTALVDPAPVARAEYDVPHSGLVTQKPGGRQGDDLAKEHTARLARSRATAVRSRRTALTTQPVPGSAPVAPVATGPRR